From one Pagrus major chromosome 21, Pma_NU_1.0 genomic stretch:
- the slc4a2a gene encoding anion exchange protein 2a, translating to MPTSDPPNIPTNHNGLSPGGVKRSVAADDADEAETLTSVDLDGIKSHRLDDVPAVRRHLVRRSSRGPIVHIPKDQISSQTPSQLQHLQHLRPDRTPHEVFVELNELVIDRNQELQWRETARWIKFEEEVEEETERWGRPHVPSLSFRSLLELRKTISHGAVLLDLKQRTLPGIAQQVVEQMVISDQIKAEDRANVLRALLLRHSHPSDEKDHSSFSKNISAANMATLMDRHNGQSEPSINATNHREADGEKNKKEAPPLGHSRSKHEVKLMEKIPERAEATVVLVGSVGFLEQPSMAFVRLQEAVLLESVLEVPVPVRFLFLLLGPPTANMDYHQIGRSISTLMSDKNFHEAAYQADDRQDLLTAINRFLDCSVVLPPSEVGGDELLHSVARFQRDMLRKREEEQSSKLQEKQTSIQQDEDSLVPSKPGEEPLRRSGRLFGGLIKDVTRRYPQYLSDLRDALNPQCMAAIIFIYFAALSPAITFGGLLGEKTEGLIGVSELIVATALQGIVFSVLSAQPLLVIGFSGPLLVFEEAFYTFCRDNEIEYLTGRVWIGFWLVLIVVLTVAFEGSILVRFVSRFTQEIFSFLISLIFIYETFAKLVKIFQEHPLQNCYRGNNTVSRSLCNYTVTTANPGKVVGEPNTALLSFVLMAGTYFIAFYLRKFKNSSFFPGRLRRIIGDFGVPIAILIMVLVDYSVEDTYTQKLSVPSGFSVSTPEKRGWLISPLGSDGQFPIWMMAASILPAILVFILIFMESQITALIVSKKERMLVKGTGFHLDLLIIVVVGGVSALFGLPWLSAATVRSVTHTNALTVMSKAVAPGDKPRIQEVKEQRVTGFLVAVLVGLSIVIGEVLRQIPLAVLFGIFLYMGVMSLNGIQLTERLILLLMPPKYHPDQSYVRKVRTLRMHLYTLIQLTCLSVLWVVMATAAALAFPFMLLLTIPVRMLLLPRLFSRRELQSLDADDAEPHLEEKEGQDEYSQLQMPV from the exons ATGCCCACCAG TGACCCTCCCAACATCCCAACCAATCACAACGGCCTCTCACCTGGTGGCGTCAAGAGAAGCGTTGCAGCTGACGATGCTGATGAAGCTGAGACGTTGACGTCTGTCGACCTGGACGGCATCAAGA GTCACCGATTGGACGACGTTCCAGCAGTTCGACGTCACCTGGTGAGGCGGAGCTCCAGAGGGCCGATCGTCCACATCCCCAAAGATCAGATCAGCAGCCAGACGCCATCACAACTCCAACACCTCCAACACCTGCGACCAGACCGCACACCTCATGAG GTGTTTGTGGAGCTGAACGAGCTGGTGATCGACAGGAACCAGGAGCTGCAGTGGAGGGAGACGGCTCGATGGATCAAGtttgaggaggaggtggaggaggagacggagcgCTGGGGGAGACCCCACGTCCCCTCACTGTCCTTCCGCTCCCTGCTGGAGCTCCGAAAAACGATCTCCcacg GGGCGGTGCTTCTGGATCTAAAGCAGAGGACTCTGCCAGGGATCGCCCAGCAGGTGGTGGAGCAGATGGTGATCTCAGATCAGATCAAAGCTGAAGACAGAGCCAACGTCCTCCgagctctgctgctcagacaCAG TCACCCCAGTGATGAGAAAGATCACAGTTCTTTCAGCAAGAACATCTCTGCAGCCAACATGGCCACCCTAATGGACAGACACAACGGCCAATCAGAGCCCTCCATCAATGCGACGAATCACAGAGAGGCTGACGGAGAGAAGAACaag aaaGAAGCCCCACCCCTCGGCCACTCCAGATCCAAACATGAGGTGAAGCTGATGGAGAAGATCCCAGAGCGAGCCGAGGCCACTGTCGTCCTCGTGG GCAGTGTGGGCTTCCTGGAGCAGCCGTCTATGGCATTTGTGCGGCTGCAGGAGGCGGTCTTGCTGGAGTCCGTCCTGGAGGTTCCTGTCCCTGTGAggttcctcttcctcctgctgggcCCGCCCACCGCCAACATGGACTACCACCAGATCGGACGCTCCATCTCCACGCTCATGTCAGACAAG AACTTCCACGAGGCAGCGTACCAGGCTGACGACCGCCAGGATCTGCTGACAGCCATCAACCGTTTCTTAGACTGTAGCGtcgtcctccctccctcagagGTCGGCGGTGACGAGTTGCTCCACTCGGTTGCTCGCTTCCAACGTGATATGCTCcgaaagagggaggaggagcagagcagcAAACTGCAGGAGAAACAGACCAGTATTCAACAGGATGAAG ATTCCCTCGTTCCCTCCAAACCCGGTGAGGAGCCCTTGAGGCGTTCAGGCCGTCTTTTCGGAGGTCTGATCAAAGACGTGACTCGACGCTACCCCCAGTACCTCAGCGACCTTCGAGATGCTCTGAACCCTCAGTGCATGGCCGCTATCATCTTCATCTACTTTGCTGCGCTGTCGCCCGCTATCACCTTTGGTGGACTTCTGG GTGAGAAAACAGAGGGTCTGATCGGTGTGTCAGAGCTGATAGTCGCCACGGCGCTTCAGGGCATAGTGTTCAGTGTGCTGAGCGCTCAGCCTCTGCTGGTGATTGGCTTCTCTGGACCACTGCTGGTGTTTGAAGAGGCTTTCTACACT ttcTGCAGAGACAACGAGATCGAGTATCTGACAGGCCGGGTGTGGATTGGTTTCTGGCTGGTGCTCATCGTTGTCCTCACTGTGGCCTTCGAGGGAAGTATCCTGGTTCGCTTCGTGTCCCGTTTCACTCAGGAGATCTTCTCCTTTCTCATCTCCCTTATTTTCATCTACGAGACCTTCGCCAAACTGGTCAag ATCTTTCAGGAGCATCCTCTCCAAAACTGTTACCGTGGAAACAACACCGTATCTCGATCTCTGTGCAACTACACCGTAACCACCGCGAATCCTGGCAAGGTTGTTGGAGAACCAAACACGGCCCTGCTGTCATTTGTGCTGATGGCAGGAACGTATTTCATCGCCTTTTACCTGCGCAAGTTCAAGAACAGCTCTTTCTTCCCTGGCAGG CTCCGTCGGATCATTGGAGACTTCGGGGTCCCCATTGCAATCCTCATCATGGTGCTGGTGGACTACAGCGTGGAGGACACCTACACCCAG AAACTGAGCGTGCCCAGTGGATTCTCAGTGTCCACTCCGGAGAAGCGTGGTTGGCTGATTTCTCCTCTGGGTTCAGATGGACAGTTTCCTATTTGGATGATGGCTGCCAGCATCCTGCCGGCCATCCTtgtcttcatcctcatcttcatggAGTCCCAGATCACAGC gctgATTGTCAGTAAGAAGGAGAGGATGCTGGTGAAGGGAACTGGTTTTCACCTGGACCTACTCATCATCGTGGTGGTGGGTGGAGTCTCAGCACTGTTTGGTTTGCCCTGGTTATCAGCCGCCACGGTTCGCTCTGTCACCCACACCAATGCCCTCACTGTCATGAGCAAAGCCGTCGCCCCTGGAGACAAGCCCCGCATCCAGGAGGTCAAGGAGCAGAGGGTCACGGGCTTCCTGGTGGCTGTTTTAGTCG GTCTGTCCATTGTGATAGGGGAAGTTCTGCGTCAAATTCCTCTGGCGGTGCTGTTTGGGATCTTCCTCTACATGGGTGTGATGTCACTGAACGGGATCCAGCTGACAGAGCGACTCATTCTGCTACTGATGCCCCCAAAGTACCACCCTGACCAGAGCTATGTCCGCAAG GTGCGGACGTTAAGGATGCACCTGTACACTCTCATCCAgttgacctgtctgtctgtcctgtggGTCGTCATGGCGACGGCAGCGGCGCTGGCATTCCccttcatgctgctgctgaccaTCCCGGtgaggatgctgctgctgccccgCCTCTTCAGCCggagagagctgcagagt CTGGATGCTGATGATGCAGAGCCTCacctggaggagaaggaggggcaGGACGAGTACTCACAGCTGCAGATGCCCGTGTGA
- the dnajc5b gene encoding dnaJ homolog subfamily C member 5: MSDGRQRTLSTSGESLYQVLALEKGCSHDDIKKSYRKLALRYHPDKNPDNPEAAEKFKELNSAHAVLSDLTKRNIYDSYGSLGLYVAQQFGEDNVNTYFMLSTWWAKGLFAVCGVLTGCYCCCCLCCCCNCCCGKLKPTPTGEGAEPDYISPDDLEEEMRNDPDNDVETPIVQQPTNASEKTQLIGDGHRRYGDTYT; the protein is encoded by the exons ATGTCTGACGGGAGGCAGCGAACTTTGTCCACCTCTGGAGAGTCTCTGTATCAGGTCCTGGCTCTGGAGAAAGGCTGCAGCCATGACGACATCAAGAAGTCCTACAG GAAGCTGGCGCTGCGGTACCACCCCGATAAGAACCCCGACAACCCGGAGGCGGCGGAGAAGTTTAAGGAGCTGAACAGCGCCCACGCCGTCCTGTCCGACCTCACCAAGAGGAACATCTACGACTCGTACGGCTCTCTGGGACTCTACGTGGCCCAGCAGTTCGGAGAGGACAACGTCAACACCTACTTCATGCTGTCCACCTGGTGGGCCAAG GGTCTGTTCGCCGTGTGTGGCGTCCTGACCGgctgttactgctgctgctgtctctgctgctgctgtaactgCTGCTGTGGGAAACTCAAGCCGACGCCCACAGGCGAGGGGGCGGAGCCAGACTACATCTCCCCGGAcgacctggaggaggagatgcgCAACGACCCCGACAACG ACGTGGAGACTCCGATCGTCCAGCAGCCGACGAACGCCAGCGAGAAAACTCAGCTGATTGGCGACGGACACCGCAGATACGGAGACACCTACACATGA